The following are from one region of the Petrotoga miotherma DSM 10691 genome:
- a CDS encoding complex I subunit 5 family protein — translation MINPVLLIVIPLLLAFVGVMFKNFSKSLLFFGLVLNTIFVFFVQKGSYELGGWQPPFGINLLVDNYSFFGIILINVLFLVSSLIGMKKIGKYSLPLLISLAGLNGMVLTNDLFNFYVFFEIATISAYIISTLHGKYHHTFNYLVLGSVGSSLYLLGIIIVYAVVGSLNMSDLSVHFSELSQNIQLIVSILIFSGLAVEAKLIPFNSWVRGIYSNVNTLTAPLFSAVYASTIFLVFGRFFSNLITVSGPLFNIFIAITFITFIFAETSATATKNMREILTFSSIGQAGLITGLFLIGGGYAAVLQLINNAFAKLVMFSTAANVYENNSSDSIDKAAGIFRKYPLVGFGFTVSALSLIGLPLFYGFYAKFNIINTAFNINWIIPLVILLGSLLEGVYYIRMLVKLWVPGEEHEEATEKLTTKFSMNKLFVISVVAVVVGFLFIMGGIYPELFGDFVQNVSTPLKESLSYLSVGVM, via the coding sequence ATGATTAATCCAGTACTTTTAATTGTTATCCCTCTACTTTTAGCGTTCGTTGGGGTAATGTTTAAAAACTTTTCTAAATCTCTTTTGTTTTTTGGTTTAGTTTTAAACACCATCTTTGTTTTTTTTGTACAAAAAGGGAGCTACGAGCTTGGAGGCTGGCAGCCACCATTTGGTATCAACTTGTTGGTGGATAATTATTCTTTTTTTGGGATAATATTAATTAATGTTTTGTTTCTCGTTTCTTCTTTGATTGGGATGAAGAAGATTGGAAAGTACTCATTGCCTTTGTTAATATCTTTAGCTGGGCTCAATGGAATGGTGTTAACTAACGATTTATTCAACTTCTACGTGTTCTTTGAAATAGCAACTATTTCAGCTTATATAATATCAACTTTGCATGGAAAGTACCATCATACTTTTAATTATTTGGTTTTAGGTTCTGTAGGATCTAGTTTGTATTTACTTGGAATAATTATAGTATATGCCGTTGTTGGAAGTCTGAATATGTCTGATTTGTCCGTTCACTTCTCAGAACTTTCACAAAATATTCAACTGATAGTTTCTATTTTGATTTTTTCAGGTTTAGCGGTTGAGGCAAAACTTATACCTTTTAATAGTTGGGTTAGAGGTATTTATTCTAATGTAAACACCTTGACTGCCCCATTATTTTCTGCTGTCTATGCATCAACGATTTTTTTGGTATTTGGAAGGTTTTTTTCCAATTTAATTACCGTTAGCGGGCCTTTGTTTAATATATTTATCGCAATTACTTTCATTACCTTTATCTTTGCCGAAACTTCTGCCACCGCTACAAAGAATATGAGAGAAATACTTACTTTCTCAAGTATTGGACAGGCAGGATTAATTACTGGACTATTTTTAATAGGTGGGGGGTACGCAGCTGTTTTACAACTAATAAATAATGCCTTTGCTAAGTTAGTGATGTTTTCTACAGCCGCGAACGTTTATGAGAATAATTCAAGTGATTCTATCGATAAAGCTGCTGGAATATTTAGAAAGTATCCTCTAGTAGGTTTTGGATTTACAGTTTCTGCTTTGTCTTTGATTGGTCTTCCTTTGTTCTACGGTTTTTATGCAAAATTCAACATTATAAACACTGCTTTTAATATCAACTGGATTATTCCATTAGTAATATTGTTGGGAAGTTTGTTGGAAGGTGTTTATTATATAAGAATGCTAGTTAAACTATGGGTACCAGGTGAAGAACACGAGGAAGCAACTGAAAAATTAACAACCAAATTTTCGATGAACAAGCTATTTGTCATAAGTGTCGTAGCGGTAGTTGTTGGGTTCTTATTCATTATGGGAGGAATCTACCCAGAATTATTTGGAGATTTTGTGCAGAACGTATCAACACCTTTGAAGGAATCCTTATCTTATTTGTCAGTGGGAGTGATGTAG
- a CDS encoding sodium:proton antiporter — MIQYLFLALLFVGIYGLLSSKNLIKMLISLNLLELGLNLFIISIGYVKGGNAPIITLESVSNYVDPLPQALVLTAIVIGFGTTALGLAFIRKVYFEKGSIEIDEIRGGSDD, encoded by the coding sequence ATGATTCAGTATTTATTTTTAGCGCTTCTTTTTGTTGGAATCTACGGCTTACTCTCATCGAAGAATTTGATTAAGATGCTTATTTCACTGAACCTTTTAGAATTAGGTTTGAATTTATTCATTATATCTATTGGATACGTTAAAGGTGGTAACGCACCAATCATAACGCTTGAATCTGTTTCAAATTATGTTGATCCACTTCCTCAAGCATTGGTGTTAACTGCGATTGTTATCGGTTTTGGGACTACCGCTTTAGGCTTGGCTTTTATTAGAAAAGTATACTTTGAAAAAGGGTCTATCGAAATAGATGAAATTAGAGGTGGTTCAGATGATTAA
- a CDS encoding Na(+)/H(+) antiporter subunit B: MKKFISVLLTFVVAFFMFSLLYDSQSFFPNYGERDLNNAVSQEYIDKDTDETRPYPETGSANIVTSVVVNYRGFDTLGELTVLFISAMGVALLLNVGKERIIFRVKPNFILKAGVRIITGIILIVGIYIFIHGHLTPGGGFPGGAMIASSVLLMYISDDKFKEKMNAFNVLEGASGVLIIVLGLIGLFAFNSFLYNFLPSGEIGQLFSAGLTPILYVLIGLKVGSELSNIIGNFLTQGGEK; this comes from the coding sequence ATGAAGAAATTTATTTCAGTTTTATTAACGTTTGTTGTGGCTTTTTTTATGTTCTCATTACTGTATGATTCACAAAGTTTCTTTCCAAATTATGGTGAGAGAGATTTAAATAACGCCGTTTCACAAGAATACATAGACAAAGATACCGATGAAACCAGGCCTTATCCGGAAACAGGATCGGCTAATATTGTTACTTCTGTAGTTGTTAATTATAGAGGATTTGACACCTTAGGAGAATTAACCGTCCTTTTCATTTCGGCAATGGGGGTAGCCTTGCTTTTAAATGTAGGAAAAGAAAGGATTATCTTTCGAGTAAAACCAAATTTCATTCTCAAAGCTGGTGTTCGAATTATAACAGGCATTATATTGATCGTTGGAATATATATATTCATTCATGGTCATTTAACTCCGGGTGGAGGATTCCCGGGTGGTGCAATGATAGCCTCATCAGTTTTATTGATGTACATAAGCGATGATAAATTTAAAGAGAAGATGAATGCCTTCAACGTACTTGAAGGTGCTTCAGGCGTGCTGATTATAGTCTTGGGTTTAATAGGGCTTTTTGCTTTTAATTCATTTTTATACAACTTTTTGCCTTCGGGTGAGATAGGTCAACTCTTCAGCGCAGGATTAACACCTATATTATACGTGTTGATAGGTTTAAAAGTGGGTTCTGAATTGTCAAATATCATTGGCAACTTTTTAACACAGGGGGGAGAAAAATGA
- a CDS encoding Na(+)/H(+) antiporter subunit B: protein MIETIGVIIGFIMILFALMAIESKKLLNSIVFLSITSLLSVVEFIIMKAPDVAITQAVIGSGLMTSLFVFTLMTMKKSGEK from the coding sequence ATGATTGAAACAATTGGTGTAATCATTGGTTTTATAATGATCCTCTTCGCTTTGATGGCTATTGAATCGAAAAAGTTGTTAAATTCCATTGTTTTTTTATCTATAACGTCTTTGCTCTCAGTTGTGGAATTCATAATCATGAAAGCTCCAGATGTTGCTATAACTCAAGCTGTTATAGGTTCTGGTTTGATGACCTCGCTCTTCGTATTTACATTGATGACTATGAAGAAGAGTGGTGAGAAATAA
- the mnhG gene encoding monovalent cation/H(+) antiporter subunit G produces the protein MKVIGDVLIIIGGIFYLLGGLGIFRMPDVFNRIQAGTKATTLGAFSLILGVGFLNPSWFLKSLILVVFMTITNPVGSSVLARASYLHGAKIAKLQKDDLKGLYEKEEMSQDD, from the coding sequence ATGAAGGTGATCGGAGATGTTTTAATAATAATCGGAGGAATTTTTTATCTGCTGGGAGGTTTGGGAATATTCAGAATGCCAGATGTTTTCAATAGAATACAGGCGGGCACAAAAGCCACAACTTTAGGTGCTTTCTCTTTAATTTTAGGAGTCGGATTTTTAAACCCTTCATGGTTTTTGAAATCACTAATCTTAGTTGTTTTTATGACCATCACTAATCCCGTTGGGAGTTCCGTTTTAGCTCGCGCCTCCTACTTACATGGTGCAAAAATAGCAAAATTACAAAAAGATGACTTAAAAGGTTTGTATGAAAAAGAGGAGATGAGTCAAGATGATTGA
- a CDS encoding monovalent cation/H+ antiporter complex subunit F — MIEIIVFSLIGIGVFFSVLRMIIGPEVTDRIVSLDTMNVMITGIIVLLSHIFKNEIYLDIAIVYGVLSFLETVVLSRYLEAKK, encoded by the coding sequence ATGATCGAAATTATCGTGTTTAGTTTGATTGGAATAGGTGTATTTTTTTCTGTCTTGAGAATGATAATTGGTCCTGAAGTAACCGATAGAATCGTTTCTTTGGATACAATGAACGTTATGATCACAGGAATTATTGTTTTGCTATCACATATTTTTAAAAATGAAATTTATTTGGATATTGCAATAGTTTATGGAGTGCTATCCTTTTTGGAAACGGTTGTTCTTTCAAGATATTTGGAGGCGAAAAAATGA
- a CDS encoding Na+/H+ antiporter subunit E — MKKFVSTFVVLLVIWLFLTSFNLSELIVGLLVSIVLAGVISGLVDYELDLSVVYKLPLFVVVYVPVFVYKMFLSNIDVARRVLTPKIPLNPGFVKIPVDLKGNVGKLTLANSITLTPGTLAIDADEENLYIHWIDIKGKNEEDYKKYVTGTFEKILGRIYK, encoded by the coding sequence GTGAAGAAATTTGTTTCGACTTTTGTTGTTCTTCTAGTAATTTGGCTGTTTTTGACTTCTTTTAACCTTTCTGAATTGATCGTAGGGTTGTTAGTTTCAATTGTTTTAGCAGGAGTCATTTCAGGTCTTGTGGATTATGAATTAGATCTTTCTGTTGTTTACAAACTACCTTTATTTGTGGTTGTATACGTACCTGTTTTTGTGTACAAAATGTTTTTATCAAATATCGATGTTGCAAGGAGGGTTTTGACACCAAAAATACCTTTAAACCCAGGTTTTGTGAAAATCCCTGTTGATTTGAAGGGAAATGTTGGCAAGTTAACTTTAGCTAATTCCATTACTTTAACCCCTGGAACACTAGCAATAGATGCCGATGAAGAAAACCTATACATTCATTGGATAGATATAAAGGGTAAAAACGAAGAAGATTACAAAAAGTACGTGACGGGGACTTTCGAAAAAATTTTGGGGAGGATATACAAATGA
- a CDS encoding carbohydrate kinase family protein translates to MSVSIIGGINIDFKGSSYQKLSLKTSNPGRIFYSSGGVSRNVAHNLCKLEVPVNLFGVVGNDVFGEIILAELNTLKINTNFIKISDNYRTGVYLAILDQKKDMLVSISDMEIIKEINVNYIEKHKDTLLHSKIVFLEANLEPQVIEYTLKILENTDVCTVFNAVSNQKVKKLKNIIGKIDYLTLNFSELKSLIEQENLNFSDYKSIQKIFSEEFPNIFNLIITNGEEGVLFFNNLLKKTEFFSVEKVKDSEIIDANGAGDAFTSGFIYGIYNDADIEKSIEYGIKAARITLKSPKTVADELSCKIFD, encoded by the coding sequence ATGTCTGTATCAATAATTGGAGGAATAAATATAGATTTTAAAGGATCCTCTTACCAAAAATTATCTCTAAAGACTTCAAACCCTGGACGTATTTTTTATTCCTCTGGTGGTGTATCTAGGAACGTTGCACACAATTTATGCAAATTAGAAGTGCCTGTTAATTTGTTTGGCGTAGTTGGGAACGATGTATTTGGTGAAATAATTTTAGCTGAACTAAATACCCTAAAGATAAATACTAATTTTATCAAGATTTCTGATAATTACCGTACTGGAGTTTACCTTGCAATTTTAGACCAAAAAAAAGATATGTTGGTTTCCATTTCAGACATGGAAATTATTAAAGAGATAAATGTAAATTATATAGAAAAACATAAAGATACGTTACTCCATTCAAAAATAGTCTTTCTTGAAGCAAATTTAGAACCCCAGGTAATAGAATATACACTTAAAATACTTGAAAATACCGATGTTTGCACAGTTTTTAACGCAGTATCAAATCAAAAGGTAAAAAAATTAAAAAATATAATTGGAAAAATAGATTATCTAACTCTCAACTTTTCAGAATTGAAATCCTTAATTGAGCAAGAAAACTTGAATTTTTCAGATTATAAAAGTATCCAGAAGATTTTTTCTGAAGAATTCCCCAATATTTTTAATTTAATCATAACAAACGGAGAAGAGGGGGTTCTCTTTTTCAACAATCTACTTAAAAAAACAGAGTTCTTTTCTGTAGAGAAAGTTAAAGATTCCGAAATAATCGATGCTAATGGTGCCGGAGACGCTTTCACCTCAGGATTTATCTACGGTATTTACAATGATGCTGATATAGAAAAAAGCATTGAATACGGAATAAAAGCTGCTCGAATTACCCTAAAAAGTCCAAAAACAGTAGCAGATGAATTATCTTGCAAAATTTTTGATTGA
- a CDS encoding NifB/NifX family molybdenum-iron cluster-binding protein, with the protein MKIAIPLIENIGKDSRISEHFGHAPYFAFVDLKENKEYSYEIEKNPLENHSTGEIPQYMHEKGVELMVVRGIGMKAINVFENLNIQVIRGVDGTLKEIIEAISSNNLKDRDYTVKSKFHDQGV; encoded by the coding sequence ATGAAGATAGCTATTCCATTGATAGAAAATATAGGTAAAGATTCAAGAATCAGTGAACATTTTGGGCATGCTCCTTACTTCGCCTTTGTGGATTTGAAAGAAAATAAAGAATACAGCTATGAAATAGAAAAGAACCCTTTGGAAAACCATTCAACAGGAGAGATCCCTCAATACATGCATGAAAAAGGTGTAGAATTAATGGTAGTCAGAGGGATTGGAATGAAGGCGATAAATGTTTTTGAAAATCTTAATATTCAGGTTATAAGAGGGGTAGATGGGACTTTAAAAGAAATAATTGAAGCAATTTCTTCTAACAATTTAAAAGATCGAGATTATACGGTGAAATCGAAATTCCATGATCAAGGAGTCTAA
- a CDS encoding PadR family transcriptional regulator: MSAYQRGRGQGWRGKGRFLANFILLIIAENPTYGYEIANNLDELGVETIEGIGQMGRIYRILSELEGSGYITSNWDTSKSPPVKVYTITPLGLEYLRYALEGIKMESKVLDTFIDKCEKILNRKE, encoded by the coding sequence ATGTCTGCTTACCAAAGAGGTAGAGGACAAGGATGGAGAGGAAAGGGTAGATTTTTAGCCAATTTTATTCTTTTAATCATTGCCGAAAACCCAACTTATGGTTATGAAATTGCCAATAACTTGGATGAACTGGGTGTGGAAACGATCGAAGGTATTGGTCAGATGGGCAGAATATACAGGATACTTTCAGAGTTAGAGGGAAGTGGATATATAACTTCAAATTGGGATACTTCTAAGAGTCCACCTGTGAAGGTTTACACAATTACACCTTTGGGATTGGAGTATCTGAGATACGCGCTTGAGGGTATTAAGATGGAATCAAAAGTTCTTGATACCTTCATTGACAAATGCGAAAAGATCCTTAACAGAAAAGAATAA
- a CDS encoding ferredoxin, which translates to MRREGGGMGSRGFCVCVKCGYKKPHTHGVPCQDERCPNCGSVLLREGSYHYNQAKKALEKKRNKNSDEKNNLN; encoded by the coding sequence ATGCGAAGAGAAGGAGGAGGCATGGGTAGCAGAGGTTTTTGTGTTTGTGTGAAATGTGGCTACAAAAAACCTCACACACACGGCGTCCCATGTCAAGATGAAAGATGCCCAAATTGCGGAAGCGTTTTATTACGCGAGGGTTCATATCATTATAATCAAGCAAAAAAGGCTTTAGAAAAGAAAAGAAACAAAAATTCAGACGAAAAAAATAATCTCAATTAA
- the thrS gene encoding threonine--tRNA ligase: protein MVKITFPDNSVEEFKDGITPVEIAKSISQGLYRKAIVAAINGEIKDLNTPIVQDSTIKLITLDDEIAPKIYRHTMAHIMAQAVVRIFGKGRVKLAIGPVIENGFYYDFDIEGYNLSEEDFPRIEEEMKKIIKEDIKIIRKEVSKKEAIELFKDQPYKLELIKELEEDTISVYFQGDFYDLCRGPHLPSTGYVKYFKLLSVSGAYWRGDEKNKMLQRIYGTAFPKKKQLDDYLNMIEEAKRRDHRKLGPKLNLFMLQSEMAPGMPFFLPNGKIVLNELMSYARQIHKKYGYVEVETPQIMNIKLWHQSGHWDHYKENMFFTEKEDMPMAVKPMNCPGHILIYKNNFVSYRDLPIRMFEFGKVHRYERSGVLHGLFRVRAFTQDDAHIFCMQSQMEEEIIKVIQLTNEIFSTFGFKYEAILSTMPEDHMGDIESWERATDALKKALEKTNMEYRIDEGEGAFYGPKIDFNVTDSLGRKWQCTTIQLDFQMPERFDIVYADENDEQKRPVMIHRAIFGSLERFFGILIENFAGEFPTWLSPVQVSILPVSEKFNEEAKKFSRSLEQEGIRVYVNDSDATVGYKIRSEQMKKVPYMIVFGEKEMNSDTINIRTRKGDTIENVSKERFIEEIKNEIKNRNLDLTF from the coding sequence ATGGTTAAAATAACTTTTCCAGATAATTCTGTTGAGGAATTTAAAGATGGAATTACTCCTGTAGAAATTGCCAAAAGTATATCCCAAGGGCTGTACAGAAAAGCTATAGTTGCAGCAATTAATGGAGAAATAAAAGATTTGAATACCCCTATAGTGCAGGATTCAACTATTAAGTTAATAACTTTGGATGATGAAATAGCCCCAAAAATATACCGACATACGATGGCTCATATAATGGCTCAAGCGGTGGTAAGAATTTTTGGAAAGGGCAGAGTCAAGCTTGCTATAGGTCCGGTTATTGAAAATGGTTTTTATTATGATTTTGATATTGAAGGGTACAACCTTTCAGAGGAAGATTTTCCAAGGATAGAAGAAGAAATGAAAAAGATTATAAAAGAAGATATAAAAATTATTAGAAAAGAAGTAAGTAAAAAAGAGGCTATAGAATTATTCAAAGATCAACCTTACAAACTGGAATTAATTAAGGAACTAGAAGAAGACACTATTTCAGTTTATTTTCAAGGAGATTTCTATGATTTGTGCAGGGGTCCTCATCTTCCCTCTACTGGATATGTTAAATACTTTAAGCTTTTATCCGTATCTGGAGCTTATTGGCGGGGGGACGAAAAGAACAAGATGCTCCAAAGAATATATGGCACCGCTTTTCCCAAAAAGAAACAACTTGACGATTACTTAAACATGATTGAAGAGGCAAAAAGAAGAGACCACAGAAAATTAGGTCCAAAATTGAATTTATTCATGTTACAATCTGAAATGGCTCCTGGTATGCCTTTTTTCCTACCAAATGGTAAGATTGTTCTCAATGAATTGATGTCTTACGCCCGGCAAATTCATAAAAAATATGGATACGTAGAGGTAGAAACCCCTCAAATCATGAATATCAAATTATGGCATCAATCTGGGCATTGGGATCATTACAAAGAAAATATGTTTTTCACTGAGAAAGAAGATATGCCTATGGCGGTCAAACCGATGAATTGCCCTGGGCATATACTGATATATAAAAACAACTTCGTCAGTTACAGAGACTTACCAATAAGAATGTTTGAATTTGGTAAAGTGCATCGCTACGAAAGAAGCGGGGTCTTACACGGCCTTTTTAGAGTCAGAGCTTTCACCCAAGATGACGCGCATATATTTTGCATGCAGTCACAAATGGAGGAAGAAATAATAAAAGTTATACAACTAACAAACGAAATATTTTCAACATTTGGATTTAAATACGAAGCCATCTTAAGTACGATGCCCGAAGATCATATGGGAGATATTGAAAGTTGGGAAAGGGCTACCGATGCTTTAAAAAAGGCACTAGAAAAGACCAACATGGAATATAGAATAGACGAAGGGGAAGGGGCTTTTTATGGCCCTAAAATAGATTTTAACGTTACAGATTCTCTTGGAAGAAAATGGCAATGTACAACTATTCAGCTTGATTTTCAGATGCCAGAAAGGTTTGATATTGTATACGCAGATGAAAACGACGAACAAAAAAGGCCGGTTATGATTCATAGAGCTATATTTGGGTCTTTAGAAAGATTCTTTGGTATTTTAATAGAAAACTTTGCCGGAGAGTTTCCAACTTGGCTTTCTCCTGTTCAAGTATCGATTCTTCCCGTTTCTGAAAAATTCAATGAAGAAGCCAAAAAATTTTCTCGTAGTCTAGAACAAGAAGGTATTAGGGTTTATGTAAATGATTCTGATGCTACTGTGGGATACAAGATAAGAAGCGAACAGATGAAGAAAGTGCCGTATATGATAGTTTTTGGAGAAAAAGAAATGAATTCAGATACTATAAATATAAGAACTCGAAAGGGCGATACCATAGAAAATGTTTCAAAAGAGCGTTTCATTGAGGAAATTAAAAATGAAATAAAGAACAGAAATTTGGACTTAACTTTTTAA
- the prfA gene encoding peptide chain release factor 1, translating into MLDFKEEVKKKIKELEKQLSDPDITNDVEKLKKLGQEHSKLSELNALFESYEQSLEDIKALKEMYENNEVSEEEYQSMLQDLEEKQEKTRKKIIEGLVSQDEYDERNIIMEIRAGTGGDEASLFASELMRMYLRYAERKNWKYEVLDLNENELGGIKTAILKIKGQGAYRRLKYESGVHRVQRVPQTESSGRIHTSTATVAVLPEATDIDIQINENDLRIDTYRASGAGGQYVNKTDSAVRITHLPTGIVVTCQNERSQHQNKEKALNILRAKLFEIKLEEQQSQLIQERKSQIGTAQRSEKIRTYNFPQNRVTDHRIHYTTHRINEILDGDLDEIIDKLLEKDLKEKLESLTL; encoded by the coding sequence ATATTAGATTTTAAAGAAGAAGTAAAGAAAAAAATTAAAGAACTAGAAAAACAACTAAGTGATCCAGATATTACTAACGATGTTGAAAAATTAAAAAAATTAGGACAGGAGCATTCTAAACTCTCAGAATTAAATGCGCTATTTGAGAGTTACGAACAAAGTCTAGAAGACATAAAAGCGTTAAAAGAAATGTATGAAAACAACGAAGTCTCTGAAGAAGAATATCAGTCAATGCTTCAAGATTTAGAGGAAAAGCAAGAAAAAACAAGAAAAAAAATCATAGAAGGTTTAGTTTCTCAAGATGAGTATGATGAGAGAAATATCATTATGGAGATAAGAGCTGGTACCGGGGGGGATGAAGCAAGCCTTTTCGCTTCAGAGTTAATGAGAATGTATCTACGGTATGCTGAAAGAAAAAATTGGAAATATGAAGTTCTTGATCTAAACGAAAACGAACTTGGTGGAATTAAAACCGCCATATTAAAAATAAAGGGTCAAGGTGCTTACAGAAGGTTGAAATACGAAAGCGGTGTGCATAGGGTACAAAGGGTACCGCAAACAGAATCTTCTGGAAGGATACACACTTCTACTGCCACAGTTGCGGTGTTACCTGAAGCAACAGATATAGATATTCAAATAAATGAGAATGATCTCAGAATAGATACCTATAGGGCAAGTGGGGCAGGTGGTCAGTACGTTAACAAAACGGATTCTGCGGTTAGAATAACCCATCTACCGACCGGGATCGTTGTGACTTGTCAAAATGAAAGATCCCAGCATCAAAATAAAGAAAAAGCTTTAAATATATTAAGAGCAAAACTTTTTGAGATAAAGTTAGAGGAGCAACAATCTCAACTTATACAAGAGAGAAAATCACAAATAGGTACCGCACAGCGAAGCGAAAAAATCAGAACGTACAATTTTCCGCAAAATAGGGTTACAGATCATAGAATTCACTATACCACTCATAGAATAAATGAAATACTTGATGGAGATTTAGATGAAATAATAGATAAGCTACTAGAAAAAGATCTTAAAGAAAAACTTGAAAGTTTGACCTTATAA